The genomic DNA AAAGGAATATAAATATGAAGAACTTTGGCGGTCCGGTACTTTTTCTGGACAGGGCAGATATCAACACAGATGAGATAATACCAGCAAAATATCTGACAGAGGTAAAAAAGGAGGCTCTCAAGCCATATCTTCTCGAAGACCTGAAAATGGATGGATTCAATACTGAAAGCGGGTGGAGAGGGAGAGCCAGGGTAATTGTTACCAGGGCGAATTTCGGCTGCGGGTCATCACGGGAGCATGCCCCATGGGCTCTTGAGGTTAATGATATCACAGCAGTCATTGCCCCGAACTT from Fibrobacter sp. includes the following:
- a CDS encoding 3-isopropylmalate dehydratase small subunit — its product is MKNFGGPVLFLDRADINTDEIIPAKYLTEVKKEALKPYLLEDLKMDGFNTESGWRGRARVIVTRANFGCGSSREHAPWALEVNDITAVIAPNFARIFRQNMFNGGMLAIELAPETIQEIFSMAGEDEVVCDVDMEAKKLRFSKPGCSKEFSFSLSGFDEALVRAGGWVEFADAKY